The following DNA comes from Methanomassiliicoccales archaeon LGM-DZ1.
TCATTCCGCATCGAAGAGCTTCGACCGTATGGTGGAGGCGGTGAGGACCTACGAGGACGGGCATTTCAGAAAATCGGATTTCGTAACGGTGAAGAGGAACGTTCTCGCGGATGTGGAGGTGAAGGTGAGCCTTCAGACGAAATTCGCATTCGACGAGAGTGAGAGGGATGGCATAATCCGGGAGATCATGGGCACCCGTGCAGGGATTTTCAAACTGGAATCCTCGGAGCAATTGACACCATTGGAAGCTCTTGAGAAGTACCGCGCGAGGGCCACCGTGGAGCACCTGATCCATTCCCTGAAGAGGGTCACGGGGCTCAAACCTCTGAGGGTGTGGAGCGAACCGTCCATCCGCGGATCCATGATGCTGGCTCTCCTTTCTGAAACAGCGATAGCCATGGCGAGATACGAGATGAAGGGCAGGGAGAGGATAAAGGGCAAACGGGGAAGGAAGAAGACCGTCATCGAGAAACCGAACACCGAATCCATCGTCTGGTCTTTGGGCCATTTGACACTTACGAGGATGATGGAGAACGGGAACAGGAAAGAGGCCGTCTACAGCAATTGGAACCCCGTTTCCAAGGAGATCTTCGGCAATATGCGTGCCGATATCGAGAAGGATCTTGCGATTACGGCCTGAAAACGGTCATCCCGGGCCGAGATCATCGGGTCAACTGGCAGCGTAAGCTATGGAAACCGCCAAGTGGCGAATGGATCGGACTTCGTTCAACAATCACAAAGTGGCGAGGTCAGGATAGACACATACATCTGCATCGACCCAGATACCGGAGCTTTCGTTTTAGAAGACTCTCTGGATGATTGCAAGAAGTGGATAGAGGCGGATGATCTCAAGACGAAAACCGTTTCAGACACTCAATCCTACAAGTGCTTCACTGTCAAGTCAGACGGCGATCCTAAGAATATCTCTGTGCAGGTCATTGCCGTTTTCTGATGGATTCTAGTGATCTCGAATCCCAAACCGGCAGCTGAATCGCATAGGCTGCCGGACAGATTATGCGAGATACAGGAAGATGAAGAGAAGAAAAGTGGTAGACAGCGTGTCTGCTTTCCCGTACACTTGCGCAATACAGTACGCGACAGATACGCGAGAGGGCTTAACTGCCGGGTTCGAGATGGGACCGGGTGAACCCCTCTGCTGTGGCCGTCTGACCAAAACTCTAGATAGAGATTTGATATAAAAAGTTTTAGTTGGCAGCGACTGCCTTCCTGATCTCGCTGTCATCCGGGACCGTCATGTCGTTCGGGAACTCCACCATATTGGGGAACATGTTCCTGAGGCCCCACTCGGCAAGGTCCTTGAGTATGGGCAGCAGGCTGATGCCTCTCTCGGTGAGGGAGTATTCCACGGTCTTCGGCCTCTCGGAGATGACGTTGCGGAAGATGATCCCGTCGTTCTCCATCTCCTTCAGCTGTATAGTGAATATCCTGGGGGAGATCCCGTCTATGGAGTTCATGAGCTGGTTGTACCTCATCGGCTTTCCGGCGCGCCCCAGCTTGCACATGATGACGGTCTTCCACCTGCCTTCGATGACTGACATGGCGGCGTCTATCGCGCAATCATAACGCGGTTCCACGCTCATAATACTCCCTCACGCCTGCCGGCTATTTGACTGTTAGCACTATACTAAATGATAGCGCGGTTCTTCACTTCTTCTGGAAGGACCCGTCCTTCTTGTGGGAGACGACCCTGGACCCTTCGTTGTTGGACTTGAGGGTCTTGACGAACTCTTCCGCTTCCTTCTTGGTGGTGAAGGTCCTGGTGGCCTTCTGGGCGCCCTCGGCCTTGACCTGCCACAGGTTGTCGTCGGTCCTCTTGGTGATGTGCCAGACCTTCTTGGTCTCGGACGCGGCCTTCACGGTCTCCTTCTTGGGGGCGGCCTTCTTAGCCGCAGGCTTGGCCGATTCCTTTTTCGCACTTGCTGTAGCCATGTAGATATGTCCTCCGATCGGTTATGGTCCTGTTTCATCTCTGTTCGAGGATCTTGATCACGTGCCAGCCGAACTCGGTCTTCACGGGACCGACGACATCCCCCTTCTTCGCGGAGAACGCCGCATCCTCGAAAGGCTTGACCATCTGGCCGCGCCTGAACCAGCCGAGGTCGCCTCCCTTCTTCTTGGAAGGGCACACGGAGTACTTCCTGGCGAGTTCGCCGAAATTCTTTCCGGCCTGGACCTGTGCCATCAGATCCTTCGCCTTCGCCTCGTCCTTGACGAGTATATGTGCCGCATGAACCTCTTTGACCATGATACTTGCACCGTGATGCGGATATTAAAGATGTTCCAGCAACGGACGGATTTCCTGTCGTTCCTGCACATAGCGGGCCTCCGGGAGCGGAGGCCCGGCATCTGGCTCAGTCGTCTTCGTTCCACCGGTCCGCGAAGCGTTCCTTTTTCTTCTGCTTCGCGTCGATCTCCCGCTCTCTGGCGATGTCCTCCTCGGTGAACGGCCTGGCCGGCGGAAGCTCCCTCGGGTCCTTCTGTTTCGGGCGCTTCTCGGTGCCGTCCGCATAGCGGATGAAACGGTCCGTAGCGACAGGCTGGGTCTTGTTGACGTAGTCCCAGGGCCACTCCGAGAGCATCTTCCTGCGGATCTCGTTGTTGGCCTCGCGGACCTCGGCATCGGTCCCGAGGACGACCGGCCCCCAGGAGCGCTGCTTCTCGCCGATGGGGTCCCCCTCGAGGAGCCAGATCTCGTTCTTTTCGCTCCCGTTCTCCACGGTGCACTCCGTGTCGGGGCGGAGCTTCAGCCTGGTCTCCCTGATGTAGGATTTCCCGGCCACCGTGACGGGCTTCTCGCAGTAGATGCTGCGCCCAGTGCCGCTGCCGATGGGTTCCAGGCTGAACGACGCTCCCGGCTCGGCGGCGAACCTGGCGATCCTCACATGGTGGGACGGGTCGGCCGCCCAGCTCCCTTTGTTCGGCACCTCGGCGGTCTTCCCGAACATGGAGCCGGCGTAGATCCACGCTTTCCATCCTTCGCCCTCGGCCGTCGGGATGTCCTCCGCCCAGACATCGCTGACCTCTGCGGGGCCCTTCTTCATCCTCAGCGGGAGGTTGATCATGATCTGGGTCACCGAGTGGGGGTTCTTCCTGTCGGCGAAGGCGAGGGGGTACATCTCGTCATGGGCGTACATGCCGCCTGCGGTGATCCACTGCATGTCTCCGTACCCGAACCTGCCCTGGTTGCCCAGGCTGTCGAAGTGGTCGATGTAGCCTTCTGTGCATATCGTGACCGTCTCATATCCCCAGTGCGGGTGGAGCGGGAACCCGGGGGCGACCTTCCCGCGGTACATGCGGTATCCCAGCTCCTTGGTGAAATCGTTCCCGAGCTGGCGCCTCTTTATCTCCTCCAGGGGAGGGGCCTGCTGGCGGTTCCCGGGGGGATAGTCGTCGCTGTGGTGCGACGCGAAGATGAAGGGGTCCTCAGTGTCCCAGTTCATCTCGGCCTTCTGCTCGCGGATGACGGGGCCGCTGCGGGACCTTCCGAATAGACTCATGCGCAGGATATCGCGCAGGCGGTTTATGGTTTATCGTCAGCGTTAATAACGGGGTCCTGATTCATCAGCATATGGAGGAACGGGTTCGCCTCAACAGGTTCATCGCGGAGGCAGGCGTCGCTTCCCGCAGGGAGGCCGACCGCATCATCGATGCGGGCCGCGTCACGGTCAACGGGAGGCCTGCCGAGATGGGGGAGAAGGTCTCCTCCGCGGACGAT
Coding sequences within:
- a CDS encoding DUF2188 domain-containing protein, whose product is MATASAKKESAKPAAKKAAPKKETVKAASETKKVWHITKRTDDNLWQVKAEGAQKATRTFTTKKEAEEFVKTLKSNNEGSRVVSHKKDGSFQKK
- a CDS encoding peptidyl-prolyl cis-trans isomerase — its product is MVKEVHAAHILVKDEAKAKDLMAQVQAGKNFGELARKYSVCPSKKKGGDLGWFRRGQMVKPFEDAAFSAKKGDVVGPVKTEFGWHVIKILEQR
- a CDS encoding pirin family protein; this encodes MSLFGRSRSGPVIREQKAEMNWDTEDPFIFASHHSDDYPPGNRQQAPPLEEIKRRQLGNDFTKELGYRMYRGKVAPGFPLHPHWGYETVTICTEGYIDHFDSLGNQGRFGYGDMQWITAGGMYAHDEMYPLAFADRKNPHSVTQIMINLPLRMKKGPAEVSDVWAEDIPTAEGEGWKAWIYAGSMFGKTAEVPNKGSWAADPSHHVRIARFAAEPGASFSLEPIGSGTGRSIYCEKPVTVAGKSYIRETRLKLRPDTECTVENGSEKNEIWLLEGDPIGEKQRSWGPVVLGTDAEVREANNEIRRKMLSEWPWDYVNKTQPVATDRFIRYADGTEKRPKQKDPRELPPARPFTEEDIAREREIDAKQKKKERFADRWNEDD
- a CDS encoding helix-turn-helix domain-containing protein: MSVEPRYDCAIDAAMSVIEGRWKTVIMCKLGRAGKPMRYNQLMNSIDGISPRIFTIQLKEMENDGIIFRNVISERPKTVEYSLTERGISLLPILKDLAEWGLRNMFPNMVEFPNDMTVPDDSEIRKAVAAN